The following coding sequences lie in one Halanaerobiaceae bacterium ANBcell28 genomic window:
- the mazG gene encoding nucleoside triphosphate pyrophosphohydrolase, which produces MDMNRLHDELDRLVKIMETLRGPEGCPWDKKQDYHSLQAYIIEEAYELVEAIQLEDMDLLRDELGDLFLQVVFQAQIAREEGEFNLADVVNTISEKLIRRHPHVFASEKVDSVEEVRVVWEEIKKQEKSNRKGKVVSTIMEDVSRNQAALSQAYHVQKKAADLGFDWDDIKDVINKVKEELNELEESIVEGNDKEMQEEMGDLIFSAVNLARFLKVNPEIALLNTILKFKSRFAYIETSLLKEGKSFEEMTLQELDDYWEEAKKLELRGGV; this is translated from the coding sequence ATGGATATGAATCGACTTCATGATGAGTTGGATCGCTTGGTAAAGATAATGGAGACTTTAAGAGGACCGGAAGGTTGTCCCTGGGATAAAAAGCAAGATTATCATTCTTTGCAAGCATATATAATAGAAGAGGCATATGAATTAGTGGAAGCAATTCAATTGGAGGATATGGATTTATTAAGAGATGAACTAGGAGATCTTTTCTTGCAAGTAGTTTTTCAAGCTCAAATTGCCAGGGAAGAAGGAGAGTTTAACCTAGCTGATGTTGTCAACACGATAAGTGAAAAATTAATTCGGCGACACCCACACGTCTTTGCTTCAGAAAAGGTGGATTCTGTAGAAGAGGTAAGGGTTGTTTGGGAAGAAATAAAAAAACAGGAAAAAAGCAATCGTAAAGGCAAAGTAGTTTCAACTATAATGGAGGATGTCTCCAGAAATCAAGCTGCTTTAAGTCAAGCATACCATGTACAAAAAAAAGCTGCAGATCTAGGTTTTGATTGGGATGATATTAAAGATGTGATTAATAAAGTAAAAGAAGAACTTAATGAGTTAGAAGAATCAATTGTTGAAGGTAATGATAAAGAAATGCAAGAAGAAATGGGAGACTTAATCTTTTCTGCAGTAAATTTAGCTAGATTTCTTAAAGTTAATCCTGAAATTGCTTTACTAAATACGATATTAAAATTTAAGAGTAGATTTGCTTATATTGAGACTTCTTTGTTAAAAGAGGGTAAAAGCTTTGAGGAAATGACACTGCAAGAACTTGATGATTATTGGGAAGAGGCGAAAAAGTTAGAATTAAGGGGAGGCGTTTGA